In Streptomyces seoulensis, the following are encoded in one genomic region:
- the xylA gene encoding xylose isomerase produces MNYQPTPEDKFTFGLWTVGWQGRDPFGDATRRALDPVESVQRLAELGAHGVTFHDDDLIPFGASETERESHIKRFRQALDATGMAVPMATTNLFTHPVFKDGAFTANDRDVRRYALRKTIRNIDLAAELGAKTYVAWGGREGAESGGAKDVRAALDRMKEAFDLLGEYVTAQGYDLRFAIEPKPNEPRGDILLPTVGHALAFIERLERPELYGVNPEVGHEQMAGLNFPHGIAQALWADKLFHIDLNGQSGIKYDQDLRFGAGDLRAAFWLVDLLESAGYEGPRHFDFKPPRTEDLDGVWASAAGCMRNYLILKDRAAAFRADPEVQEALRASRLDELAQPTAADGLDALLADSSAFEDFDVDSAAARGMAFERLDQLAMDHLLGARG; encoded by the coding sequence ATGAACTACCAGCCCACCCCCGAGGACAAGTTCACCTTCGGCCTGTGGACCGTCGGCTGGCAGGGGAGGGACCCGTTCGGCGACGCCACCCGCCGCGCCCTCGACCCGGTCGAGTCGGTCCAGCGCCTGGCCGAGCTCGGCGCCCACGGCGTGACCTTCCACGACGACGACCTGATCCCGTTCGGCGCCTCCGAGACCGAGCGCGAGTCGCACATCAAGCGCTTCCGCCAGGCCCTGGACGCGACCGGCATGGCCGTGCCGATGGCGACCACCAATCTCTTCACCCACCCCGTCTTCAAGGACGGCGCGTTCACCGCCAACGACCGCGACGTGCGCCGCTACGCCCTCCGCAAGACGATCCGCAACATCGACCTCGCCGCCGAACTGGGCGCCAAGACCTATGTCGCGTGGGGCGGCCGCGAAGGCGCCGAGTCCGGGGGCGCGAAGGACGTCCGGGCGGCCCTGGACCGCATGAAGGAGGCGTTCGACCTCCTCGGCGAGTACGTCACCGCCCAGGGCTACGACCTCCGCTTCGCCATCGAACCCAAGCCGAACGAGCCGCGCGGCGACATCCTGCTCCCCACCGTCGGCCACGCCCTCGCCTTCATCGAGCGGCTGGAGCGCCCGGAGCTGTACGGCGTCAACCCCGAGGTCGGGCACGAGCAGATGGCCGGGCTCAACTTCCCGCACGGCATCGCTCAGGCGCTGTGGGCGGACAAGCTCTTCCACATCGACCTCAACGGCCAGTCGGGCATCAAGTACGACCAGGACCTGCGCTTCGGAGCCGGTGACCTCCGGGCCGCCTTCTGGCTCGTCGACCTCCTGGAGAGCGCCGGCTACGAGGGGCCCCGGCACTTCGACTTCAAGCCGCCGCGCACCGAGGACCTCGACGGTGTCTGGGCGTCGGCCGCCGGCTGCATGCGGAACTACCTCATCCTGAAGGACCGCGCGGCCGCGTTCCGCGCCGACCCGGAGGTGCAGGAGGCGCTGCGCGCGTCGCGGCTGGACGAGCTGGCCCAGCCCACGGCCGCCGACGGCCTCGACGCCCTGCTGGCCGACAGCTCGGCCTTCGAGGACTTCGACGTCGACTCCGCCGCCGCGCGGGGCATGGCCTTCGAGCGGCTCGACCAGCTGGCGATGGACCACCTGCTCGGCGCCCGCGGCTGA
- a CDS encoding oxygenase MpaB family protein, whose product MKRFKRLDQIRRMDPVADAPEIYRLSVAFEFPWDYTRALELALYRTYAVPSIGRLLAETAELTERSQRRYDDTALLLDAVVEHGFAAREGRTAIRRINRMHRSYDISDDDMRYVLSTFVVMPRRWIDTYGWRRLSRHEIVATTEYYRTLGRHMGIPGIPETFEEFEALLDAYERDHFAWDQRSRQVSDATLDLMVSWYPRPLAPLLRTVTLSLLDEPLLRAFRYEAPSATAASLVRRAVRFRGRLVRLLPPRRAPHFARQNWEIKSYPNGYRTADLGTRPVQGMGGCPVRQVNMTDAVD is encoded by the coding sequence GTGAAGCGCTTCAAGCGGCTCGACCAGATCAGACGGATGGACCCGGTCGCCGACGCCCCGGAGATCTACCGGCTCAGCGTCGCGTTCGAATTCCCCTGGGACTACACGCGCGCGCTGGAGCTGGCTCTTTACCGCACCTACGCCGTCCCCAGCATCGGCCGGCTGCTCGCGGAGACGGCGGAGCTGACCGAGCGCTCACAGCGGCGGTACGACGACACCGCCCTGCTGCTCGACGCCGTCGTCGAGCACGGCTTCGCCGCCCGGGAGGGCCGTACCGCGATCCGGCGCATCAACCGGATGCACCGCAGCTACGACATCAGCGACGACGACATGCGGTACGTGCTCTCGACCTTCGTCGTGATGCCCAGACGCTGGATCGACACCTACGGCTGGCGGCGGCTGTCCCGGCACGAGATCGTCGCCACCACCGAGTACTACCGCACCCTCGGCCGCCACATGGGCATCCCCGGCATCCCGGAGACGTTCGAGGAGTTCGAGGCTCTCCTCGACGCCTACGAGAGGGACCACTTCGCGTGGGACCAGCGGTCCCGGCAGGTGTCCGACGCGACGCTCGACCTCATGGTCTCCTGGTACCCGCGCCCGCTCGCACCGCTGTTGAGGACGGTGACGCTCTCGCTCCTCGACGAGCCCCTGCTGCGCGCCTTCCGCTACGAAGCGCCGAGCGCGACCGCCGCCTCCCTGGTGCGCCGCGCCGTCAGGTTCCGGGGACGGCTCGTCAGGCTGCTCCCACCGCGCCGTGCGCCGCACTTCGCCCGCCAGAACTGGGAGATCAAGAGCTACCCCAACGGCTATCGCACCGCGGACCTCGGCACGCGGCCGGTGCAGGGGATGGGCGGCTGCCCGGTGAGGCAGGTGAACATGACCGACGCGGTGGACTGA
- a CDS encoding class I SAM-dependent methyltransferase: MSDDHTHVQEFFTARAAGWDDKFPDDGPAYSAAVSEMGLDAGDRVLDAGCGTGRALPPLRAAVGSSGTVIGADLTPAMLEAASQAGRGRAGTLLLADVTALPLRTETLDAVFAAGLIAHLPEPGENLRELARVVRPGGTLALFHPIGRAALAARQGRQLTPDDLRAEANLGPLLARSGWRMTSYVDDPGYFLTLAVRES, from the coding sequence ATGAGTGACGACCACACGCACGTCCAGGAGTTCTTCACCGCGCGGGCGGCCGGCTGGGACGACAAGTTTCCCGACGACGGACCCGCCTACTCGGCGGCGGTGTCCGAGATGGGACTGGACGCGGGCGACCGGGTGCTGGACGCGGGGTGCGGCACGGGACGCGCACTCCCGCCGCTGCGCGCCGCCGTGGGGTCGTCCGGGACAGTGATCGGAGCCGATCTCACGCCGGCCATGCTGGAGGCCGCCTCGCAGGCAGGGCGCGGCCGGGCGGGGACCCTGCTGCTGGCCGACGTCACCGCCCTTCCCCTGCGGACGGAGACCCTGGACGCCGTTTTCGCGGCAGGGCTGATCGCCCACCTACCCGAGCCGGGCGAGAACCTGCGCGAACTGGCCCGCGTGGTGCGGCCCGGAGGAACGCTGGCCCTGTTCCACCCCATCGGCCGGGCCGCGTTGGCCGCGCGCCAAGGCCGGCAGCTCACACCCGACGACTTGCGGGCCGAGGCCAACCTGGGTCCGCTCCTGGCGCGTTCCGGGTGGCGCATGACGTCGTACGTCGACGACCCCGGCTACTTCCTCACGCTGGCGGTGCGCGAGTCCTGA
- a CDS encoding MHYT domain-containing protein — protein sequence MGHLDHAAFGWLTPALSYAMACIGAALGLRCTVRALATTGRARRNWLITAASAIGTGIWTMHFVAMLGFRVNGTDIRYDVPLTILSLVVAMVVVCAGVFAVGYSKDRSRALLLGGLTTGLGVASMHYLGMAAVRLHGNVSYDPVLVGLSIVIAVVAATAALWAGLNIKSPLAVTLASLVMGAAVSSMHYSGMFAVSVHVDPSGATLPGATAMQFIFPLAVGLGSYLFITSAFVALSPSADERQASATAQRPVEGAAH from the coding sequence ATGGGACACCTTGACCACGCGGCCTTCGGCTGGCTCACCCCGGCGCTCTCGTATGCGATGGCCTGCATCGGCGCCGCACTCGGCCTGCGCTGCACCGTGCGCGCGCTGGCGACGACCGGCCGGGCCCGTCGCAACTGGCTGATCACGGCCGCCTCGGCGATCGGGACCGGCATCTGGACCATGCACTTCGTTGCGATGCTCGGCTTCCGCGTCAACGGCACCGACATCCGCTACGACGTGCCGCTGACGATCCTGAGCCTCGTCGTCGCCATGGTCGTCGTGTGCGCGGGCGTCTTCGCCGTCGGCTACAGCAAGGACCGCAGCCGCGCCCTCCTGCTCGGCGGCCTCACCACCGGTCTCGGCGTCGCCAGCATGCACTACCTCGGCATGGCCGCGGTCCGGCTGCACGGGAACGTGAGCTACGACCCCGTACTCGTCGGACTGTCGATCGTGATCGCGGTGGTCGCCGCGACGGCGGCGCTCTGGGCGGGCCTGAACATCAAGTCCCCGCTGGCGGTCACGCTCGCCTCCCTCGTCATGGGCGCGGCCGTCAGCAGCATGCACTACAGCGGCATGTTCGCCGTGAGCGTCCACGTCGACCCCTCCGGCGCGACCCTGCCGGGAGCCACGGCCATGCAGTTCATCTTCCCGCTCGCCGTGGGCCTCGGCTCCTACCTCTTCATCACCTCGGCCTTCGTCGCCCTCTCGCCCTCGGCGGACGAGCGTCAGGCGTCCGCCACCGCCCAACGGCCCGTCGAGGGCGCCGCCCACTAG